The proteins below are encoded in one region of Paenibacillus sp. YYML68:
- the spoIIGA gene encoding sigma-E processing peptidase SpoIIGA, producing the protein MIVYLDIIFLMNTLIDGALLWTTAWARKLRVTWWRLVLSACIGGSYAVFLFFPPLDFLYTFLVKFAFSLVMLLTAFGFKGVPGFIRNLGSFYMINCIAAGAVVGFMYFKHSAGDLVDSVRIGRGLNGATLGLVVAAIPFAVWLTRQVITQLKRKADMASYIAKVDVHIDAVASSCIGLIDTGNQLYDPLTKTPVMVMEATQWGEWIPEEWMVKIRKAEVDQLVTAIGTEPFIWQDRLRLVPYRGVNRSTQFMLALKPDKVIITTEQGQMESSKVLIGLDGGRLSADNAYQAIIHPSLVQASG; encoded by the coding sequence ATGATTGTCTATCTCGATATCATCTTCCTGATGAATACGCTGATTGACGGAGCGCTGCTGTGGACGACAGCATGGGCGCGCAAGCTTCGAGTCACTTGGTGGAGGCTTGTGTTATCCGCGTGTATTGGAGGAAGCTATGCGGTTTTTTTGTTCTTTCCGCCGCTCGATTTTTTGTATACGTTTCTAGTCAAGTTTGCCTTCTCCCTCGTGATGCTCCTTACGGCGTTCGGCTTCAAGGGAGTGCCCGGCTTTATACGAAATCTCGGCTCGTTCTATATGATTAATTGCATTGCCGCCGGTGCTGTCGTCGGCTTCATGTACTTCAAGCATTCGGCTGGCGATCTTGTGGACAGCGTAAGGATCGGGAGAGGCTTGAATGGAGCGACACTCGGTCTAGTCGTTGCTGCGATTCCGTTCGCGGTATGGCTCACGAGGCAGGTCATCACGCAGCTCAAGCGCAAGGCTGATATGGCCTCATACATCGCCAAGGTGGACGTGCATATTGATGCGGTCGCCTCCAGCTGCATCGGACTCATCGATACCGGTAACCAGCTGTACGATCCGCTGACCAAGACGCCGGTGATGGTGATGGAGGCTACCCAGTGGGGCGAGTGGATTCCTGAGGAGTGGATGGTCAAAATCCGCAAGGCGGAGGTCGATCAGCTCGTAACAGCGATCGGCACCGAGCCCTTCATCTGGCAAGATCGGCTGCGGCTCGTACCTTATCGGGGCGTGAATCGCAGCACGCAATTCATGCTCGCGCTAAAGCCGGACAAGGTCATCATTACGACAGAGCAGGGGCAGATGGAGTCGAGTAAAGTGCTTATTGGGCTTGATGGTGGTCGGCTTAGCGCCGATAACGCTTATCAGGCGATTATTCATCCGTCTCTCGTGCAGGCTAGCGGCTAA
- the ftsZ gene encoding cell division protein FtsZ: MFEFDMDMDQLAKIKVIGCGGGGSNAVNRMIDNGVKGVEFITVNTDAQALHLSKSDTKLQIGDKLTRGLGAGANPDVGKKAAEESRELIYNALKGSDMVFVTAGMGGGTGTGAAPVIAEIAKECGALTVGVVTRPFTFEGRKRAQQADQGIAALKEKVDTLIVIPNDRLLEIVDKKTPMLEAFREADNVLRQGVQGISDLIAVPGLINLDFADVKTIMTERGSALMGIGVATGENRAAEAAKKAIMSPLLETSIDGARGVLMNITGGANLSLYEVNEAADIVASASDLEVNMIFGAVIDETLKDEIIVTVIATGFEHKNLSAAPRKTGGGTTSTGATQQQESADSRLNNLRPFGGTTSNDQLDIPAFLRNRNRNNFDNK; this comes from the coding sequence ATGTTTGAATTTGATATGGATATGGACCAACTGGCTAAAATAAAGGTCATCGGCTGTGGCGGAGGCGGAAGCAACGCGGTGAACCGAATGATAGACAACGGCGTCAAAGGAGTAGAGTTCATTACCGTGAACACGGATGCGCAGGCGCTGCATCTATCGAAATCGGACACGAAGCTGCAGATCGGAGACAAGCTGACTCGTGGTCTTGGCGCTGGCGCGAACCCCGATGTAGGCAAGAAGGCAGCGGAGGAATCCCGCGAGCTGATCTACAATGCGCTGAAGGGCTCCGACATGGTATTCGTAACAGCTGGCATGGGCGGAGGCACAGGCACCGGAGCGGCTCCGGTCATCGCTGAAATCGCCAAAGAGTGCGGCGCGCTGACGGTAGGTGTCGTCACGCGTCCGTTCACGTTTGAGGGACGTAAGCGCGCCCAGCAGGCTGATCAAGGGATCGCTGCGTTGAAGGAAAAGGTGGACACGCTCATCGTCATCCCGAACGACCGTCTTCTTGAGATCGTTGATAAGAAGACGCCGATGCTCGAGGCGTTCCGCGAGGCGGACAACGTGCTTCGTCAGGGCGTCCAAGGTATCTCGGACTTGATCGCGGTGCCAGGTCTCATTAACCTTGACTTCGCGGACGTGAAGACGATCATGACTGAGCGTGGCTCTGCCTTGATGGGTATCGGTGTCGCAACAGGCGAGAACCGGGCGGCCGAAGCAGCGAAGAAGGCGATCATGTCACCGCTTCTTGAGACGTCAATCGATGGCGCGCGCGGCGTACTGATGAACATTACAGGCGGCGCGAACCTGTCGCTGTATGAAGTGAACGAAGCGGCTGATATCGTAGCCTCTGCTTCCGATCTCGAGGTGAACATGATCTTCGGTGCCGTCATCGATGAGACGCTGAAGGACGAAATCATCGTAACCGTCATTGCAACGGGCTTCGAGCATAAGAACTTGTCTGCTGCACCACGTAAGACCGGAGGCGGTACGACTAGCACTGGAGCAACTCAGCAGCAGGAAAGCGCAGATTCCCGTCTGAACAACCTCCGTCCGTTCGGAGGCACAACCTCGAACGATCAGCTTGACATCCCGGCATTCCTGCGTAACCGTAATCGTAACAACTTCGATAACAAATAG
- the ftsA gene encoding cell division protein FtsA has product MSSNDIIVSLDIGTSKVRVIIGEVVNGTINIIGVGSADSQGIRKGAIVDIDQTVQSIRSAVDHAERMVGIQISDVYVGISGNHITLQSSHGVVAVSNEDREIGDDDMERVIQAAKVIPLAPEREIIGVVPNQYIVDGTDQIYDPRSMIGVRLEVEATIVTGAKTAIHNLIRVVEKSGLKVSGLILMALAAGHVALSKDEKQMGTILVDIGAGATTIAVFEENQMVATSTLPIGGEFITNDIAYGLRTQADIAEKIKLKFGCAVVEHAAPDQMFKVNRIGSNVDKEFSQVDLANIIEPRVQEIFHLIRMEVQRIGYANLPGGYVLSGGTVSLPGMLTIAQVELASSVRIAVPDFIGVRDPSFTSGVGIIQYASKYLRGGKQQAGVSKRTVKKTSSGQEEKPSAMERFKNWLSEFI; this is encoded by the coding sequence TTGAGCAGCAATGACATCATTGTTAGTTTGGACATCGGTACATCCAAAGTTCGAGTTATTATTGGGGAAGTCGTTAACGGCACCATTAATATAATTGGAGTTGGATCTGCCGACTCGCAGGGCATTCGCAAGGGAGCGATTGTCGACATCGACCAGACGGTTCAGTCGATCCGGAGTGCAGTCGATCATGCGGAGCGAATGGTGGGCATTCAGATATCGGATGTATATGTCGGCATCTCGGGTAATCACATTACATTGCAGTCCAGCCACGGCGTCGTAGCCGTATCGAACGAGGATCGGGAAATCGGGGATGATGATATGGAGCGCGTCATACAGGCCGCTAAGGTCATTCCGCTTGCCCCTGAGCGTGAAATTATCGGCGTCGTGCCGAATCAATATATTGTGGACGGAACCGATCAGATCTATGACCCGCGCAGCATGATTGGCGTACGGCTTGAGGTTGAGGCGACGATCGTGACAGGTGCGAAGACCGCTATACATAATTTGATTCGTGTCGTGGAAAAATCCGGCTTGAAGGTATCCGGCCTTATTTTGATGGCTCTGGCTGCAGGTCATGTCGCTCTATCCAAGGATGAGAAGCAGATGGGCACGATACTTGTCGACATCGGGGCGGGTGCCACAACCATTGCCGTATTCGAAGAAAATCAGATGGTCGCTACATCTACGCTGCCGATCGGCGGCGAGTTCATTACGAACGATATAGCTTACGGCTTGCGCACCCAAGCTGACATTGCCGAGAAGATTAAGCTGAAGTTTGGCTGCGCTGTAGTTGAGCATGCAGCACCTGATCAAATGTTCAAGGTGAACCGCATCGGCAGTAATGTGGATAAGGAGTTCTCGCAGGTCGATCTGGCCAACATCATTGAGCCTCGCGTACAGGAAATTTTCCACCTTATCCGCATGGAGGTTCAGCGTATTGGCTACGCCAACCTACCAGGCGGTTATGTTCTTTCAGGAGGTACAGTGTCGCTGCCCGGCATGCTAACGATTGCTCAGGTCGAGCTCGCTTCGTCCGTCCGCATCGCGGTGCCTGATTTTATTGGAGTTCGCGATCCCTCTTTCACAAGCGGTGTCGGAATTATTCAATATGCATCCAAGTATTTACGCGGAGGCAAGCAGCAAGCGGGCGTCAGCAAGCGCACGGTCAAAAAAACGTCTTCCGGTCAAGAGGAAAAGCCCTCGGCCATGGAACGCTTTAAAAACTGGTTAAGTGAATTTATATAG
- a CDS encoding cell division protein FtsQ/DivIB, giving the protein MEERLPVIKKQKPRSRSSKRLLLFLFLFFVTLLLVLFFQSSLSQITEVTIKGQHLVAEEQIRDAAAILPGDHFFSVSSERAAQRVKALRMIEDVEVKKQFPGRISITVHEFPKVAYQFTGAGDVEALLADGSSVPVTMEGARLDKPILSGWSGREELKLQLCSQMAKLPDKLFIDISEIVPVPTTAYPDKIKLYTRSSFEVVTSVGYIAQKLPYLDAYIASLKMNHINEGILTLLEADSHAPFPPESSVQVETNGGSEKPRAAEQTTPSPERALRE; this is encoded by the coding sequence ATGGAAGAGAGACTTCCCGTCATCAAAAAACAGAAGCCCCGAAGCCGCAGCAGCAAGCGGCTGCTGCTGTTCCTTTTTTTGTTTTTTGTGACCCTGCTGCTTGTGTTATTTTTCCAATCGTCGCTGAGTCAGATTACGGAGGTTACCATTAAGGGACAGCACCTCGTCGCAGAGGAGCAGATCCGCGACGCCGCTGCGATCCTGCCGGGCGACCATTTCTTCTCCGTCTCCTCGGAGCGTGCGGCCCAGCGAGTGAAGGCGCTGCGCATGATTGAAGACGTCGAGGTGAAGAAGCAGTTTCCAGGCCGTATTAGCATTACCGTTCATGAGTTTCCGAAGGTGGCGTATCAGTTTACCGGAGCGGGAGATGTTGAAGCGTTACTCGCCGACGGCAGCAGTGTTCCGGTTACGATGGAAGGTGCCAGACTGGACAAGCCGATCCTGTCCGGCTGGAGCGGCCGGGAGGAGCTGAAGCTGCAGCTGTGCAGCCAGATGGCGAAGCTGCCTGACAAGTTGTTCATCGATATATCGGAGATTGTCCCGGTTCCGACAACAGCTTACCCGGATAAGATCAAGCTGTATACTCGCTCATCGTTCGAGGTGGTTACTTCGGTCGGTTATATCGCACAGAAGCTTCCATACTTGGATGCTTACATAGCAAGCCTCAAGATGAACCATATTAACGAGGGGATTCTTACTTTGCTTGAGGCCGATTCTCATGCGCCATTCCCGCCCGAGTCATCGGTGCAGGTCGAGACGAACGGCGGCTCCGAGAAACCGAGAGCTGCAGAACAGACGACACCGTCGCCTGAGCGAGCACTGCGGGAATAA
- the murA gene encoding UDP-N-acetylglucosamine 1-carboxyvinyltransferase — protein sequence MEKLVIEGGKPLSGAISVHGAKNAALPILAASIMAEGTVTITNVPELSDIKVMLDILQALGCKAEQSGDTVTVDTTKAREHHIPERLMSQMRSSIFLMGPLLARLGKVELYQPGGCAIGERKIDLHLKGLAELGVDIVEENGRIVCTAKELTGADIVLDYPSVGATENIMMAAAMARGKTTISNAAREPEIQDLQHFLNAMGANIIGAGTDTITVEGASQLVPCTHRIIPDRIVTGTILIAAAVTKGNVTLKNVCASHLTSALHVMKRAGVHIAVDGDIMNVSAPSRLKAVERVITSPYPAFPTDLQSQMMVLLSLAEGVSIVKETVFEGRFKHVDELSRMGADIRVDFNSAIIRGVPRLYGATVEATDLRAGAALVIAGLAAQGTTVIEQIHHIDRGYDRIELMLRQLGASIHRTTPVSKEL from the coding sequence TTGGAAAAGTTGGTTATCGAAGGCGGGAAACCACTCTCGGGAGCCATCAGTGTGCATGGCGCCAAAAACGCGGCTCTTCCTATTCTGGCAGCGAGCATCATGGCGGAAGGCACGGTTACGATTACGAACGTGCCCGAGCTGTCCGACATCAAGGTCATGCTCGATATTTTGCAGGCACTAGGCTGTAAGGCCGAGCAAAGCGGGGATACGGTGACGGTGGATACAACGAAGGCCCGGGAGCATCATATTCCGGAGCGTCTGATGAGTCAGATGCGTTCATCGATCTTCCTGATGGGTCCACTGCTCGCTCGTCTTGGCAAGGTGGAGCTGTATCAGCCGGGAGGCTGTGCGATCGGAGAACGCAAGATCGATCTGCACCTGAAGGGACTTGCGGAGCTCGGTGTCGACATCGTTGAGGAGAACGGCCGTATCGTATGTACCGCGAAGGAGCTGACAGGTGCGGACATCGTGCTCGATTATCCGAGCGTGGGCGCAACAGAGAACATCATGATGGCTGCGGCTATGGCACGCGGCAAGACGACGATATCGAATGCTGCTCGAGAGCCTGAGATCCAAGATCTGCAACATTTCTTGAACGCGATGGGTGCGAACATTATCGGGGCCGGAACGGACACGATTACAGTCGAAGGCGCCTCCCAGCTCGTCCCATGCACGCACCGCATTATTCCGGACCGCATCGTAACAGGTACCATTCTGATCGCAGCTGCGGTCACCAAGGGCAATGTGACGCTCAAGAACGTCTGCGCTTCCCACTTGACAAGTGCACTGCACGTCATGAAGCGTGCAGGTGTGCACATTGCAGTCGACGGTGATATAATGAATGTAAGTGCGCCAAGCCGTCTTAAGGCTGTGGAGCGAGTGATTACATCACCGTACCCTGCATTTCCTACCGATCTGCAGTCACAGATGATGGTGCTGCTCAGTCTGGCTGAGGGTGTCAGCATCGTGAAGGAAACCGTATTTGAAGGCCGCTTCAAGCACGTCGATGAATTATCGAGAATGGGAGCGGACATTCGGGTTGATTTCAATTCTGCAATTATTCGAGGAGTTCCGCGCTTGTACGGGGCAACCGTAGAGGCTACGGACTTGCGAGCGGGCGCTGCACTGGTTATCGCAGGTCTTGCAGCGCAAGGTACAACGGTCATTGAGCAGATTCATCACATCGATCGCGGGTACGACCGCATCGAGCTTATGCTCCGCCAGCTCGGAGCGAGCATCCACCGGACGACTCCGGTCAGTAAGGAATTATAA
- the murB gene encoding UDP-N-acetylmuramate dehydrogenase: protein MQEVKSELLSGAYGEARLQEPMAPHTTWKIGGPADLLLIPQAKSQLVEAVKLLHQHQVPWTAIGRGSNMLVTDKGIRGVVIKLGDALETVHIDGETITAGGAYSFIKLSVIAGKEGLTGLEFAGGIPGTVGGAVYMNAGAHGSDVSRILQRAEVLLPTGELATLRNEDFKYAYRHSLLQSKPAIVTEAQFKLRHGDRKEIAAAMAAYKDRRLRTQPLQLACAGSVFRNPDGHHAAKLIEEAGLKGLSVGGAEVSRLHANFIVNTGQASAHDVLTLIDQVKATIQSRFGVNLVPEVLVVGER from the coding sequence ATGCAAGAGGTCAAATCGGAATTGCTGAGCGGCGCCTATGGCGAGGCTCGACTCCAAGAGCCGATGGCTCCGCACACCACCTGGAAGATCGGAGGTCCTGCTGACCTGCTGCTCATTCCTCAGGCCAAGAGCCAGCTGGTCGAGGCCGTCAAGCTGCTGCATCAGCATCAGGTGCCCTGGACGGCGATCGGGCGAGGCTCCAATATGCTCGTCACCGACAAAGGAATACGTGGTGTCGTCATCAAGCTGGGTGACGCGCTGGAAACGGTGCACATCGACGGGGAGACCATTACAGCGGGCGGCGCGTATTCGTTCATCAAGCTGTCGGTTATCGCCGGCAAGGAAGGTTTGACCGGACTTGAGTTTGCCGGAGGCATTCCGGGAACAGTTGGGGGCGCCGTCTACATGAACGCCGGAGCGCACGGCTCTGACGTGTCGCGAATATTACAGAGGGCAGAGGTGCTGCTCCCTACAGGGGAGCTGGCAACGTTACGCAATGAAGACTTCAAGTATGCCTACCGGCATTCGCTGCTTCAATCGAAGCCGGCCATCGTGACAGAAGCACAGTTCAAGCTGCGTCACGGTGATCGGAAGGAGATTGCGGCAGCGATGGCGGCCTACAAGGACCGGCGACTGCGGACGCAGCCGCTTCAGCTCGCCTGTGCGGGAAGCGTATTCCGCAATCCCGACGGTCATCATGCGGCGAAGCTGATCGAGGAAGCAGGTCTTAAGGGCTTGTCGGTCGGAGGGGCAGAAGTCTCAAGGCTGCACGCCAACTTCATTGTTAATACGGGGCAGGCCTCGGCTCACGACGTGCTCACCTTAATCGATCAAGTGAAAGCAACGATCCAATCCCGATTTGGAGTAAATCTCGTACCTGAAGTATTGGTGGTGGGTGAGCGGTAA
- a CDS encoding undecaprenyldiphospho-muramoylpentapeptide beta-N-acetylglucosaminyltransferase gives MKKIVFTGGGTAGHVTPNLAIMSRLAELGWEMDYIGSKDGIEREIIEHEGIRFHPIASGKLRRYFDLKNFKDPFRVLQGIGQAYGLLRKLRPNIVFSKGGFVSVPVVVACRLTGTPVICHESDLTPGLANKLSMPFASRICVTFPETMKHITGEKAVCTGLPIRSKMLEGSALKGRTLCDFHTQKPVLLVMGGSLGAQRINQAIRESLSTLLAQYQIIHICGKGHLDASLASVRGYRQFEYVRDELPDLLACSDLVVSRAGSTSIFEFLALHKPMLLIPLSRAASRGDQILNAESFEKQGYCHVLQEEELTTDTLLGKLAQLYNDKESLKASMAATPYGNGTEAIVKLIESCSLPGGS, from the coding sequence ATGAAAAAAATCGTATTTACCGGCGGGGGCACGGCAGGTCATGTAACGCCGAACCTCGCTATTATGTCCCGCTTGGCCGAGCTGGGCTGGGAGATGGACTATATCGGCTCCAAGGATGGCATCGAGCGTGAAATTATCGAGCATGAGGGGATACGGTTTCATCCTATTGCCTCCGGTAAGCTCAGACGATATTTCGACTTGAAAAATTTCAAGGACCCGTTCCGGGTGCTCCAAGGAATCGGGCAAGCTTACGGGTTGCTCCGCAAGCTTCGTCCGAATATCGTATTTTCGAAGGGAGGATTCGTATCGGTGCCGGTCGTCGTCGCCTGCAGGCTGACGGGAACGCCGGTCATTTGTCACGAGTCCGATCTTACGCCGGGCCTTGCGAACAAGCTCTCTATGCCCTTCGCCTCGCGCATCTGTGTGACCTTCCCGGAGACGATGAAGCACATCACAGGGGAGAAGGCGGTATGCACGGGTTTGCCGATTCGCAGCAAGATGCTGGAGGGCAGTGCGCTGAAGGGAAGGACGCTATGCGACTTCCACACGCAGAAGCCGGTGCTGCTCGTGATGGGAGGCAGCCTGGGGGCGCAGCGCATCAATCAGGCGATTCGCGAATCGCTGTCGACGCTGCTTGCACAATACCAGATCATTCATATTTGCGGTAAGGGACATCTGGACGCTTCGCTTGCTTCTGTGCGCGGCTATCGACAGTTTGAGTATGTGAGAGACGAGCTGCCTGATCTGCTGGCCTGCTCCGATCTTGTAGTCTCGCGGGCGGGCTCTACGTCGATCTTCGAATTTTTGGCTCTGCACAAGCCGATGCTTCTCATTCCACTGTCCCGTGCGGCGAGCCGAGGCGATCAAATTCTGAACGCGGAGTCGTTCGAGAAGCAGGGCTATTGCCATGTGCTGCAGGAGGAGGAGCTGACGACTGATACGCTGCTCGGCAAGCTTGCACAGCTGTATAACGACAAGGAGTCGTTGAAGGCGAGCATGGCTGCAACGCCTTACGGCAACGGTACAGAGGCGATCGTGAAGCTGATCGAATCGTGCAGTCTGCCGGGCGGAAGCTGA
- the spoVE gene encoding stage V sporulation protein E gives MVKARSAPDMYLLGSTLALLIIGVVMVYSASAVLAFREFGDSFYYLKRQALFAGLGIAAMLFTMNTDYGIWKKYSKIMLLVCFVLLIAVLIPGIGVVRGGARSWLGIGSFGIQPSEFMKMGMIMFLSKWLSDNQHPIKHFTKGLLPPLGLVGLAFGFIMLQPDLGTGAVLVGASLLIIYAAGARLRHLSYFAMVGVVGFIGLVIAAPYRLKRITAFLDPWQDPLGAGYQAIQSLYAIGPGGLVGLGLGMSRQKYSYLPEPQTDFIFSIIAEELGFIGGTAVLLLFMLLVWRGLRTAITAADTFGSLLATGIVGMIAVQVIINIGVVIGMFPVTGITLPLISAGGSSLTLMLTSIGVLLNISRYSR, from the coding sequence ATGGTCAAAGCTCGTTCGGCTCCGGACATGTACTTGCTCGGCTCCACGCTGGCACTTCTCATCATCGGCGTGGTGATGGTGTATAGCGCCAGCGCAGTTCTCGCGTTTCGCGAATTCGGCGATTCCTTCTATTATTTGAAGCGTCAGGCGCTCTTCGCCGGTCTTGGCATCGCCGCCATGTTGTTCACCATGAATACCGACTATGGAATATGGAAGAAATATTCCAAGATTATGCTGCTGGTCTGCTTCGTGCTGCTCATTGCCGTACTCATACCCGGCATCGGCGTTGTGCGCGGCGGCGCACGCAGCTGGCTTGGCATCGGCTCGTTCGGCATTCAGCCGTCCGAGTTCATGAAGATGGGCATGATTATGTTTTTATCCAAGTGGCTGTCCGATAACCAGCATCCGATCAAGCATTTCACCAAGGGGCTGCTGCCTCCGCTTGGTCTTGTTGGGCTTGCCTTCGGCTTCATTATGCTGCAGCCGGACCTCGGAACCGGGGCGGTGCTCGTCGGCGCATCGCTGCTTATTATTTATGCGGCGGGCGCTCGGCTGCGTCATCTGTCCTACTTCGCGATGGTGGGCGTCGTAGGGTTCATCGGCCTCGTCATAGCGGCACCGTACCGTCTGAAGCGGATTACCGCGTTCCTCGACCCGTGGCAGGACCCGCTCGGAGCAGGCTATCAGGCCATTCAGTCGCTCTATGCGATCGGCCCGGGTGGTCTTGTCGGGCTAGGTCTTGGCATGAGTCGGCAAAAGTACAGCTACCTGCCCGAGCCGCAAACGGACTTCATCTTCTCCATCATTGCCGAGGAGCTCGGCTTCATCGGCGGCACGGCGGTGCTGCTGCTGTTCATGCTGCTCGTATGGCGCGGCTTGCGTACCGCGATAACGGCAGCCGATACGTTCGGCAGCCTGCTCGCTACCGGCATCGTCGGCATGATCGCGGTGCAGGTCATCATCAACATCGGCGTCGTCATCGGCATGTTCCCGGTAACGGGCATTACGCTGCCGCTGATCAGCGCAGGGGGCTCCTCGCTGACGCTCATGCTCACGTCGATCGGCGTGCTGCTTAACATTTCCCGATACTCGAGGTGA
- the murD gene encoding UDP-N-acetylmuramoyl-L-alanine--D-glutamate ligase, with the protein MEHPSAYRGRRVVVLGLARSGVAVAKWFHDAGALVTVNDKKERDRCPEADELEALGISVVCGEHPPELVNEDVALVVKNPGIPYSIEPIRRAAELGIDTVTEVEVAYFLCKAPMIGITGSNGKTTTTTWTGLMLEAGGLKPIVAGNIGRALTEAALEAEPDNRMVVELSSFQLKGTKQFRPAVACLLNIYETHLDYHGTMEDYVVSKQKLFANQTESDVAVLNWDDSVCRMTAANVRSKVLAFSTKETLDYGLYVQPPLTEAKASGVTPVIVYRDEAGIEHELLPTSELGIPGSHNIENALAASAMAIASGVALEVIARVLREFRGVEHRLEFVAGMNDVQFYNDSKATNPAATTKTIESFQQPIVLIAGGLDRGSDYMELLPVFESRIKGLVAFGETKEKIARVARLAGMSGVKTVDTAANGLQITVNEAVEAAYAMAEPGDVVLLSPACASWDMFPSYEERGRMFKQSVHNLVKGE; encoded by the coding sequence ATGGAGCATCCTTCTGCTTACCGCGGCCGCCGGGTCGTCGTGTTAGGCTTGGCGCGCAGCGGTGTCGCGGTCGCCAAGTGGTTTCATGACGCCGGCGCGCTCGTGACGGTTAACGATAAAAAAGAACGCGATCGATGCCCTGAGGCCGACGAACTGGAGGCTCTGGGTATTTCTGTTGTTTGCGGAGAGCATCCGCCTGAGCTCGTGAACGAGGACGTCGCCCTGGTCGTCAAAAACCCAGGCATCCCCTACAGCATCGAGCCGATTCGGCGTGCAGCCGAGCTCGGCATTGATACGGTGACCGAGGTGGAGGTCGCCTATTTCTTGTGCAAGGCGCCGATGATCGGCATTACCGGCTCGAACGGCAAGACGACGACGACGACCTGGACTGGTCTCATGCTGGAGGCAGGAGGGCTCAAGCCGATCGTCGCAGGCAACATTGGACGCGCGCTCACAGAGGCGGCACTAGAGGCGGAGCCGGACAACCGGATGGTTGTCGAGCTGAGCAGCTTCCAGCTGAAGGGGACGAAGCAATTCCGACCTGCGGTTGCTTGCCTGCTGAACATTTATGAGACACATCTGGATTACCACGGAACGATGGAGGACTACGTTGTCTCGAAGCAGAAGCTGTTCGCGAACCAGACGGAGTCAGACGTTGCAGTGTTGAACTGGGACGACAGCGTATGTCGGATGACGGCGGCGAACGTACGTTCGAAGGTGCTCGCGTTCTCGACGAAGGAGACGCTCGATTACGGCTTGTACGTGCAGCCGCCGCTGACGGAGGCCAAGGCAAGCGGTGTAACGCCTGTAATCGTCTACCGCGATGAAGCGGGAATCGAGCATGAGCTGCTGCCGACCTCCGAGCTTGGCATACCCGGCAGTCACAACATCGAGAACGCGCTCGCGGCCAGTGCGATGGCGATTGCTTCAGGTGTAGCGCTTGAGGTGATTGCTCGTGTGCTGCGCGAGTTCCGTGGTGTCGAGCACCGGCTCGAGTTCGTAGCGGGCATGAATGACGTTCAATTTTATAACGATAGCAAGGCGACGAATCCGGCGGCAACGACGAAGACGATTGAATCGTTCCAGCAGCCGATCGTGCTGATCGCTGGAGGTCTGGATCGAGGCTCCGATTACATGGAGCTTCTGCCCGTTTTTGAGAGTCGGATCAAGGGGCTGGTCGCCTTCGGTGAGACGAAGGAGAAAATTGCCCGCGTCGCTCGCCTTGCAGGCATGAGCGGGGTGAAAACCGTCGATACTGCTGCTAACGGGCTGCAGATCACGGTCAATGAAGCGGTCGAGGCCGCTTACGCCATGGCCGAGCCGGGTGACGTCGTGCTGCTATCGCCGGCATGCGCCAGCTGGGACATGTTTCCTTCCTATGAGGAAAGGGGACGAATGTTTAAGCAGTCCGTGCATAACCTTGTAAAAGGAGAATGA